The following proteins are encoded in a genomic region of Coffea eugenioides isolate CCC68of chromosome 6, Ceug_1.0, whole genome shotgun sequence:
- the LOC113773357 gene encoding uncharacterized protein LOC113773357 isoform X1, with protein sequence MAVAVVNAAASSLALSSQSPASFLPSVPFFLFPLSSTSCLYPSESRRYSSFVTSRKRVLSGLHVAANNQISETSDDSFEDAEDYEMEEANTETVVYSFSPVPLLFVAALPGAGQG encoded by the exons ATGGCAGTGGCTGTGGTGAATGCTGCTGCTTCCTCTCTTGCTTTATCTTCACAATCTCCCGCTTCGTTTCTGCCTTCTGTTCCATTTTTCCTCTTCCCCTTATCTTCCACTTCCTGTCTATATCCCTCTGAATCAAGGAGATATTCCTCGTTTGTAACTTCTAGGAAAAGGGTCCTCTCTGGCCTCCATGTGGCCGCCAATAACCAGATTTCTGAAACTAGTGATGATTCATTTGAAGATGCAGAAGATTACGAAATGGAGGAGGCCAATACCGAGACTGTCGTTTACTCCTTTTCTCCTGTGCCTTTGCTATTTGTAGCTGCTCTTCCTGGAG cAGGGCAAGGGTGA
- the LOC113773357 gene encoding uncharacterized protein LOC113773357 isoform X2, which yields MAVAVVNAAASSLALSSQSPASFLPSVPFFLFPLSSTSCLYPSESRRYSSFVTSRKRVLSGLHVAANNQISETSDDSFEDAEDYEMEEANTETVVYSFSPVPLLFVAALPGGQG from the exons ATGGCAGTGGCTGTGGTGAATGCTGCTGCTTCCTCTCTTGCTTTATCTTCACAATCTCCCGCTTCGTTTCTGCCTTCTGTTCCATTTTTCCTCTTCCCCTTATCTTCCACTTCCTGTCTATATCCCTCTGAATCAAGGAGATATTCCTCGTTTGTAACTTCTAGGAAAAGGGTCCTCTCTGGCCTCCATGTGGCCGCCAATAACCAGATTTCTGAAACTAGTGATGATTCATTTGAAGATGCAGAAGATTACGAAATGGAGGAGGCCAATACCGAGACTGTCGTTTACTCCTTTTCTCCTGTGCCTTTGCTATTTGTAGCTGCTCTTCCTGGAG GGCAAGGGTGA